A genomic segment from Halomonas sp. TA22 encodes:
- the tig gene encoding trigger factor codes for MQVSVETTSQIERRVKVQVPADEVDQAVAARLKDTAKNIRLNGFRKGHVPMAVVRQRYGHDVRNEVVGEVMRERYVQAITQESLNPAGFPQIEPTVNEAGKDLEFVATLEIYPEVELKSIEGAEVERPVVEIQDADVEKMIETLRKQNASWEEIDRAAADGDQVTIDFKGFLGDEPFEGGSAEGHSLVLGSGSFIPGFEEQLVGAKAGDDTEIKVTFPEDYQAENLAGQEATFKVKVHKVSGQELAAVDEEFIKRFGVEDGDVEKFHAEVKKNMAREAAQAVDNRVKQQVLEALKNANDVPVPQALVQQETDALKRQAAQQFGLGEDFDVSQLPNELFADQAKSRVQVGLLLAEVIKANELDASDDEIKAKVEELAQQYQDPAQVVEYYLSNDQLKTQVKSAILEEKAVDVLLGQANVADAEMSYEQAMQAAQQQAEGDDAGENEEEEVASKS; via the coding sequence ATGCAAGTTTCCGTCGAAACGACCTCCCAGATCGAACGTCGCGTCAAGGTTCAGGTGCCGGCGGATGAGGTCGATCAGGCCGTCGCGGCCCGCCTCAAGGATACCGCCAAGAATATTCGCTTGAACGGTTTCCGCAAGGGTCATGTGCCGATGGCTGTGGTCCGTCAACGTTACGGACACGACGTGCGCAATGAAGTGGTGGGTGAGGTGATGCGTGAGCGCTATGTTCAGGCAATCACTCAGGAGAGCCTGAATCCCGCAGGTTTCCCGCAAATCGAGCCGACGGTCAACGAAGCCGGCAAGGATCTCGAGTTCGTTGCTACGCTTGAGATCTATCCTGAAGTCGAGCTCAAGAGCATCGAAGGTGCCGAGGTCGAGCGTCCCGTCGTCGAGATTCAGGACGCCGATGTCGAGAAGATGATCGAGACGTTGCGCAAGCAAAACGCCTCATGGGAGGAGATTGATCGTGCCGCTGCCGATGGTGACCAAGTCACCATCGATTTCAAGGGTTTTCTGGGTGACGAGCCCTTCGAAGGCGGCAGCGCCGAGGGCCACAGTCTGGTGCTGGGTTCAGGCAGCTTCATTCCCGGCTTCGAGGAGCAGTTGGTGGGCGCCAAGGCTGGTGACGACACCGAGATCAAGGTGACCTTCCCGGAGGACTACCAAGCTGAGAATCTTGCCGGGCAAGAAGCCACCTTCAAGGTCAAGGTTCACAAGGTCAGCGGTCAGGAGCTGGCAGCGGTAGATGAAGAGTTCATCAAGCGCTTTGGCGTGGAGGATGGCGATGTCGAAAAGTTTCACGCCGAAGTGAAGAAGAACATGGCCCGTGAGGCGGCTCAAGCCGTCGATAACCGTGTCAAGCAACAGGTGCTCGAGGCGCTCAAGAACGCCAATGACGTGCCTGTTCCGCAGGCCCTGGTGCAGCAGGAGACCGATGCGCTCAAGCGTCAGGCGGCTCAGCAGTTCGGCCTTGGTGAAGACTTCGATGTCTCCCAGTTGCCTAACGAGCTCTTCGCTGATCAGGCCAAGAGCCGTGTTCAGGTCGGTCTGCTGCTCGCTGAAGTGATCAAGGCCAATGAGCTTGACGCTTCCGATGATGAAATCAAGGCGAAGGTCGAGGAGCTGGCGCAGCAGTATCAGGATCCGGCACAGGTCGTCGAATATTACCTGAGCAATGATCAGCTCAAAACCCAAGTCAAGTCGGCGATTCTCGAAGAGAAGGCGGTGGATGTGCTGCTGGGTCAGGCCAACGTTGCCGATGCCGAGATGAGCTACGAACAAGCGATGCAGGCAGCCCAGCAGCAGGCCGAGGGGGACGATGCCGGCGAGAATGAAGAGGAAGAGGTGGCGTCCAAGTCCTGA
- a CDS encoding SelB C-terminal domain-containing protein, whose product MGIEPTTTGATIRGSTTTGRKLAIQILEFFDRLGFTRRVKDERVIRRADMWR is encoded by the coding sequence ATGGGGATCGAACCCACGACCACCGGAGCCACAATCCGGGGCTCTACCACTACCGGGCGCAAACTGGCGATACAAATCCTTGAATTCTTTGATAGGCTAGGCTTCACGCGTCGGGTGAAGGATGAGCGTGTCATACGCCGCGCCGATATGTGGCGCTAG
- a CDS encoding 3-keto-5-aminohexanoate cleavage protein — translation MSNPCIICVAITGSVPRKEHNPAVPITIEEQIESTQAAFEAGAALAHCHVRNDDQTPSSDPERFARLVEGLKKHCPGMIIQLSTGGRSGAGRERGGMLPLKPDMASLSVGSNNFPNRVYENSPELVECLAEEMLTHGIKPEIEAFDLSHLHQAVSLSKQGKLKTPLYVQFVMGVKNAMPADKPTFDFYIETLQRLAPAAQWCGAGIGANQIVLNEWSIAAGGHTRTGLEDNMRLDRDTLAPSNAALVERTVALCDKYQRPVASWQQARDMLGLTYPEHT, via the coding sequence ATGTCCAATCCCTGCATCATCTGCGTTGCCATCACCGGCAGCGTGCCTCGCAAGGAGCACAATCCCGCGGTCCCCATCACCATCGAGGAGCAGATCGAGAGCACCCAGGCGGCTTTCGAGGCTGGCGCCGCCCTTGCCCACTGCCATGTCCGCAACGACGACCAGACGCCAAGCTCGGACCCCGAGCGTTTTGCACGGCTGGTGGAGGGGCTCAAGAAGCACTGTCCGGGTATGATCATCCAGCTTTCGACCGGTGGTCGCTCCGGCGCCGGTCGCGAGCGCGGTGGCATGCTGCCACTCAAGCCCGACATGGCAAGCCTCTCGGTGGGCTCCAACAACTTTCCCAACCGGGTCTACGAGAACTCACCGGAGCTGGTGGAGTGCCTAGCCGAGGAGATGCTGACGCACGGCATCAAGCCCGAGATAGAAGCCTTCGACCTGTCGCATCTCCACCAGGCCGTGAGCCTGTCGAAACAGGGCAAGCTCAAGACACCGCTGTACGTGCAATTCGTCATGGGCGTCAAGAATGCGATGCCGGCCGACAAGCCGACCTTCGACTTCTATATCGAGACGCTCCAGCGGCTGGCCCCCGCTGCCCAGTGGTGCGGTGCGGGGATCGGGGCGAACCAGATCGTTCTGAACGAGTGGTCGATTGCCGCGGGCGGCCATACCCGGACGGGGCTCGAGGACAACATGCGCCTTGACCGCGATACCCTGGCACCCTCCAACGCCGCCCTGGTCGAACGCACCGTGGCGCTTTGCGACAAGTACCAGCGGCCGGTGGCGAGCTGGCAGCAGGCCCGCGACATGCTTGGCCTGACCTACCCCGAGCACACCTAG
- a CDS encoding 2-hydroxyacid dehydrogenase, with amino-acid sequence MQVTFFSTQPYDQRSFDSVAKRLAMQDQAELVYQRATLSRQTVALADGSDAVCVFVNDQLDAEVLERLADFGVKAVLLRCAGFNNVDLKAAERLGLFVARVPAYSPEAVAEHTLALVMALNRHTHRAYNRVREGNFMLEGLLGMTLHGKCIGIVGTGKIGLATARIFHGMGCRVLGADPSPAPAFSQYGEIVSQERLLQEADVVSLHCPLLKPTYHMINADSLARMKRGAMLVNTSRGGLIDTQAVVEALKSRQLGALAIDVYEQEEPLFFEDRSADFIDDDLFVRLMTFPNVLITGHQGFFTREALTEIAETTLGNLAAFIEGNECPNLVRAD; translated from the coding sequence ATGCAGGTCACCTTCTTCAGTACCCAGCCCTACGACCAGCGCTCCTTCGATAGCGTGGCGAAAAGGCTCGCCATGCAGGATCAGGCGGAACTTGTCTATCAGCGCGCGACGCTCTCCCGACAGACGGTGGCGCTCGCCGACGGCAGTGACGCCGTATGCGTCTTCGTCAATGACCAGCTCGACGCTGAGGTGCTCGAACGACTTGCCGATTTCGGCGTCAAGGCGGTCCTGCTGCGCTGTGCCGGGTTCAACAACGTCGACCTCAAGGCCGCCGAGCGGCTCGGGCTGTTCGTGGCCCGTGTTCCAGCCTACTCCCCCGAGGCGGTGGCCGAACATACCCTGGCGCTGGTAATGGCGCTGAACCGTCATACGCACCGTGCCTATAACCGTGTGCGCGAGGGCAACTTCATGCTCGAGGGGCTGCTGGGCATGACCTTGCATGGCAAGTGCATCGGTATCGTGGGAACCGGCAAGATTGGCCTTGCTACGGCACGCATCTTCCACGGCATGGGCTGCCGGGTGCTGGGCGCCGATCCCTCTCCCGCCCCGGCATTTTCCCAGTACGGCGAGATCGTCTCGCAGGAACGGCTGTTGCAGGAGGCGGATGTGGTCAGCCTGCACTGCCCACTGCTCAAGCCCACCTACCACATGATCAATGCCGACTCGCTTGCTCGGATGAAGCGAGGCGCGATGCTAGTCAATACCTCGCGGGGGGGCCTGATCGATACCCAGGCGGTGGTCGAAGCGCTCAAGAGCCGCCAGTTAGGGGCACTTGCGATCGATGTCTATGAGCAGGAGGAGCCGCTGTTCTTCGAGGACCGCTCCGCGGACTTCATCGACGACGACCTGTTCGTGCGTCTGATGACCTTTCCCAATGTGTTGATTACCGGCCACCAAGGCTTCTTCACCCGTGAGGCGTTGACCGAGATTGCCGAAACCACGCTTGGCAATCTTGCGGCGTTCATTGAGGGAAATGAGTGCCCCAACCTCGTGCGGGCTGACTAA
- a CDS encoding sirohydrochlorin chelatase — translation MRSVFLVDNGSLRPESTLNLRRVAAALGERAGMPVEAASLLHSNKVPADALDGMPAATLGPAAARHAEAGSREVVILPFFFGPSRALTGYLPERMATLQERYPDLHVRVATPLVNLLGPVDLRLARILCDGVRERLVPGTRPRVALVDHGSPIPEVTAVRNVLVGQLSALLEGEVACVAGASMERREGDEYRFNEPLLDTLLDQPGFDQGEVIVSMLFLSPGRHAGTEGDVAAICSGAETRHPGLITTMTRLAGEHDGMLDILVERLHQALSGEGYLLDLPSSEPNLHVP, via the coding sequence ATGCGTTCGGTATTTCTCGTCGATAATGGCTCCTTGCGCCCAGAGTCGACCCTGAATCTGCGGCGCGTTGCCGCCGCCCTGGGCGAACGGGCCGGCATGCCGGTCGAAGCGGCTTCGCTTTTGCACTCCAACAAGGTGCCGGCCGATGCGCTCGATGGCATGCCCGCCGCCACTCTTGGTCCTGCTGCCGCCCGGCACGCCGAGGCGGGCAGCCGTGAGGTCGTGATCCTGCCCTTCTTCTTCGGCCCCAGCCGCGCGCTTACCGGTTATTTGCCCGAGCGCATGGCAACGTTGCAGGAGCGCTACCCTGATCTCCATGTGCGCGTGGCCACGCCACTGGTCAATCTGCTCGGGCCGGTCGATCTGAGACTGGCGAGAATCCTGTGTGACGGCGTACGCGAGCGCCTGGTGCCAGGAACGCGCCCCCGCGTGGCACTGGTCGATCATGGCAGTCCCATTCCCGAGGTCACGGCGGTGCGCAACGTGCTGGTCGGCCAGTTGAGCGCCCTGCTCGAGGGTGAAGTAGCGTGCGTGGCGGGGGCTTCCATGGAGCGACGTGAAGGCGACGAGTACCGCTTCAATGAGCCGCTGCTCGATACGCTGCTGGACCAGCCCGGCTTCGATCAGGGAGAGGTCATTGTCTCGATGCTGTTTCTCTCGCCCGGGCGCCATGCCGGGACCGAAGGTGACGTGGCCGCCATCTGTAGCGGGGCCGAGACGCGCCACCCCGGCTTGATCACCACGATGACTCGTCTTGCCGGTGAGCATGACGGCATGCTGGACATCCTTGTCGAACGTCTTCACCAGGCGCTGTCAGGAGAGGGCTATCTGCTGGACCTGCCCTCCAGCGAGCCCAACTTGCACGTCCCTTGA